In Alphaproteobacteria bacterium US3C007, one genomic interval encodes:
- a CDS encoding L-threonylcarbamoyladenylate synthase: protein MKSMQTELLPVTPSAIARASQRLRAGALVAFPTETVYGLGADASNTHAVANIFEAKGRPSFNPLIVHVSDLATAKRYAEWNAQAENLAQAFWPGPLTLVLPRLEAASLSSLVTAGAATVAIRVPAHPVAQRLLKQFDGAIAAPSANPSGQISPTRAAHVIEGLGNMVSAVLDAGPCNVGLESTIVGIEDAGSKLRLLRPGGLAREDIEQHLGAALETHQTPGLISAPGQLASHYAPKARLRLNATDWTFDEKRLGFGDVDCDLNLSTGRNLTEAACNLFHCLHLLDAGPATTIAVSPIPNIGLGQAINDRLERAAAPR, encoded by the coding sequence ATGAAATCCATGCAAACCGAATTACTGCCGGTCACACCCTCGGCCATCGCGCGCGCCAGCCAAAGGCTGCGCGCGGGCGCACTTGTGGCATTTCCCACCGAAACGGTTTATGGCTTGGGCGCTGATGCCAGCAACACGCATGCAGTTGCCAATATTTTCGAAGCCAAGGGCCGGCCCAGCTTTAACCCCTTAATCGTGCATGTCAGCGATCTCGCTACCGCCAAACGCTATGCCGAGTGGAATGCGCAAGCTGAAAATCTTGCGCAGGCTTTTTGGCCGGGGCCGTTGACACTGGTTTTGCCGCGCCTTGAGGCCGCCTCTCTTTCTTCTTTGGTCACAGCGGGCGCCGCAACGGTAGCCATTCGTGTGCCGGCCCATCCCGTGGCACAGCGTTTGCTAAAACAGTTTGACGGAGCCATTGCGGCCCCCTCTGCCAACCCTTCGGGACAGATCAGCCCCACCCGCGCCGCGCATGTGATTGAAGGGTTGGGGAACATGGTTTCCGCAGTTTTGGATGCGGGGCCCTGCAATGTTGGTTTGGAAAGCACAATTGTTGGGATTGAGGATGCAGGATCAAAGCTGCGATTGCTGCGCCCTGGCGGACTGGCGCGCGAAGACATTGAGCAGCATTTGGGCGCAGCTTTAGAAACCCATCAAACGCCGGGGCTTATATCGGCGCCGGGACAATTGGCCTCTCATTATGCACCAAAGGCGCGCCTGCGCCTGAACGCAACGGATTGGACTTTCGATGAAAAGCGGCTTGGGTTCGGCGATGTTGACTGCGACTTGAATTTATCCACTGGCAGAAACTTAACCGAAGCGGCCTGCAATCTGTTTCATTGCTTGCATCTTTTAGACGCAGGCCCCGCAACAACCATCGCCGTCTCGCCAATTCCCAATATCGGTTTGGGACAAGCGATTAATGATCGTTTGGAAAGAGCCGCCGCGCCGCGTTAA
- a CDS encoding YqgE/AlgH family protein — translation MVSVTQTLDLTGKLLIAMPGMGDKRFDNCVIYLCSYSAQGTMGLILNQPMAQASFGGLCKQLSIENSAQRDIPVLCGGPVEANRGFVLHSRDYHSAESTQHLGAQLALTSTRDVIEALAQETAPNQASLFMGYAGWGAGQLDAEIARNSWLLADADEDKILQEEHGKMWHAALDSIGIDARLLSTQGGRA, via the coding sequence ATGGTGAGTGTTACACAAACTTTGGATTTAACGGGCAAATTGCTTATCGCCATGCCAGGGATGGGGGATAAGCGATTTGACAATTGCGTGATCTACCTGTGTTCATATTCTGCGCAGGGCACGATGGGCTTGATATTGAATCAGCCAATGGCGCAAGCCTCTTTTGGCGGCCTATGCAAGCAGCTTTCAATTGAGAACAGCGCGCAGCGGGATATTCCGGTGCTTTGTGGTGGGCCAGTAGAGGCCAATCGTGGCTTCGTGCTGCATTCGCGGGATTATCACTCGGCCGAATCGACCCAGCATCTGGGCGCGCAATTGGCCTTAACCTCTACGCGGGATGTGATTGAGGCTTTGGCTCAGGAAACAGCCCCAAACCAGGCCAGTTTGTTCATGGGATATGCAGGATGGGGTGCCGGCCAACTTGATGCGGAAATAGCTCGCAATTCTTGGCTTTTGGCCGATGCGGATGAAGATAAAATCCTGCAGGAAGAGCATGGCAAGATGTGGCATGCGGCGCTTGACTCGATCGGCATTGATGCGCGGCTTTTATCCACTCAAGGCGGGCGCGCATAG
- a CDS encoding protein-disulfide reductase DsbD family protein: protein MARASQVLTAILCFASIAPAQAEGLRDATLRPGWLANDGSYYTALDLTLSKGWKTYWRAPGEYGYPPKIEYNGSTNLQKAETIWPAPIVFGSDNMKTIGYLEHLVLPIKLTPIDAAQPIKLELSAQLGICLDICVPIFLSFSQQLDPLQQSADPETLLALEHQPVPRAQSNLQNLDCTFTPHEDAILITIGAAIPSLGAHETLIIEYKRQNHWIIMEPTRRDGPMLHALGYLTDDTGAAPLSISRQKIQITVIGSLGAADLGDCTAQPG from the coding sequence TTGGCAAGAGCGTCTCAGGTTTTGACCGCTATATTGTGTTTTGCCTCGATTGCCCCCGCACAGGCAGAGGGGTTGCGCGATGCGACGTTGCGCCCAGGCTGGCTGGCCAATGATGGCAGCTATTACACCGCTTTAGATTTAACGCTCAGCAAAGGCTGGAAAACCTATTGGCGGGCCCCCGGCGAATACGGATACCCGCCCAAAATTGAATACAACGGATCGACAAACCTTCAAAAAGCCGAAACGATCTGGCCCGCGCCAATTGTCTTTGGCTCAGATAATATGAAGACCATTGGCTATTTAGAACACCTTGTCTTGCCGATCAAATTAACACCTATTGACGCCGCGCAACCGATTAAACTTGAGCTTTCTGCACAACTGGGCATTTGCCTAGATATTTGCGTGCCAATCTTCTTGTCCTTTAGCCAACAGCTGGACCCGTTGCAGCAAAGCGCTGATCCGGAAACCCTGCTTGCATTGGAACATCAGCCGGTCCCGCGTGCTCAGTCAAATCTGCAAAATTTAGACTGCACCTTCACACCCCATGAAGACGCAATTTTGATCACCATCGGCGCCGCGATCCCCTCATTGGGTGCGCATGAAACGCTGATTATAGAATATAAGCGGCAAAATCATTGGATAATAATGGAACCAACGCGGCGAGACGGCCCTATGCTGCACGCCTTGGGCTATCTGACAGATGACACCGGCGCTGCGCCCCTCAGCATTAGCCGACAAAAAATCCAGATCACGGTGATCGGCAGCCTGGGCGCTGCAGATCTTGGCGATTGCACCGCGCAACCCGGATAA
- a CDS encoding efflux RND transporter permease subunit, with amino-acid sequence MVRDLPKAAGGILSYFTRHKTAANLLLVILIVAGLVSMPRMRSQFFPDVIVDNIAVDVRWQGAGAEDVDDGIVQILEPALLSIEGVTEASSLSREGRASISLEFEPGWDMARASGDVETVLDQINTLPEEADDPKVRRGSWRDRVTDLIISGPLEIDQLALFADELVLRLFAEGVTRTTIRGIAAPQTMIEVPSINLIAFDVTMAQIAAAVAGEVNADPAGDVAGANARVRTGVEKRTAADIGNVVLRVNPDGSKLVIGDVAEVRVEGTDRELGYFVGSNQAISIRVDRSEKGDAIDIQETVQRISDRLALTLPEGAQIELIRARADYISGRLKILLENGLSGLGLVLILLFLFLNARTAFWVAAGIPTAMLAALAMMYAAGITINMISLFALIITLGIVVDDAIVVGEHADQQARKGLGAVAAAETAARRMALPVFAATTTTIIAFFGLVVVGGRFGDLIADIPFTVAVVLAASFVECFLILPNHMAHSLKHGDKQHWYDLPSRVVNKGFEWVREHLFRRLMALVLKARYAILAGAVVLLASQITLFLSGEVKWRFFNAPERSSVSGNFSMVSSASREDSLAMMREMQRATEELGREYEERHGLNPLAYVVSQIGANSGYPLASADTKTPDQLGGISIELIDPDLRSYSSFAFVGELQDKVRQHPLVEEVSFRGWRSGPGGDALDVQFYGADADTLKSAAEDLKTALLRFPAVSAVEDDLSYDKEELILELTPQGQALGFTIDGLGQVMRGRLNGIEAASYPMGPRSATIRVELPENELTADFIERMQLRASSGAYVPLADIVSVVRRSGFSTVRRENGIRLVSVTGDISEDNPADAQDVMSSLEAEILPEIAGLRQVEWRLSGLAEQEEQFLNDARTGLILCLTGIYLVLTWIFSSWTRPIVVMSIIPFGLVGTIYGHYVWDVPLSMFSVVGLLGMTGIIINDSIVLITSIDEYAKDRGLIPSVIDGAADRLRPVMLTTLTTVLGLSPLLYERSSQAQFLKPTVITLVYGLGFGMVLVLLVVPALIVVQHDVKRHFGSLWRGISGRALGLKRALQGLTALIVVWFGLTMGATFQGQKLPAFIPDTPQFLYELPPMLGALLLFLCGTILLITVAFFASYLRGNRRRSSV; translated from the coding sequence ATGGTGCGCGATCTTCCCAAAGCCGCGGGGGGCATTCTGTCCTATTTCACGCGGCATAAAACTGCTGCGAATCTTTTATTAGTGATTTTGATCGTGGCTGGCTTGGTCAGCATGCCGCGGATGCGATCGCAATTTTTTCCCGATGTCATCGTTGACAACATTGCTGTGGATGTCAGGTGGCAAGGCGCTGGTGCCGAAGATGTTGACGATGGGATTGTGCAGATTTTAGAGCCTGCACTTTTGTCGATTGAAGGCGTGACCGAGGCCAGCAGCCTGTCACGCGAAGGGCGCGCCAGCATCAGTTTGGAATTTGAACCCGGTTGGGACATGGCGCGCGCCTCGGGCGATGTTGAAACCGTTTTAGACCAAATCAATACATTGCCCGAAGAAGCGGATGATCCGAAGGTTCGCCGCGGCTCATGGCGCGATCGCGTTACCGATTTAATCATTTCTGGCCCTTTAGAGATCGATCAATTGGCGTTGTTTGCCGATGAGTTGGTGTTGCGTTTATTTGCCGAAGGCGTCACGCGCACAACCATCCGTGGGATCGCGGCACCGCAAACGATGATTGAAGTGCCCTCGATCAATTTGATCGCCTTTGATGTTACAATGGCGCAGATCGCCGCGGCGGTTGCAGGGGAGGTCAATGCCGATCCGGCTGGCGATGTAGCCGGCGCGAATGCGCGTGTGCGCACCGGCGTTGAGAAGCGCACAGCCGCCGATATTGGAAATGTCGTTTTACGGGTAAATCCGGATGGGTCAAAACTTGTGATCGGCGATGTTGCAGAGGTGCGGGTGGAAGGCACCGATCGCGAGCTTGGGTATTTTGTTGGCTCAAATCAGGCGATTTCAATCCGCGTTGACCGGTCTGAAAAAGGCGATGCAATCGATATTCAAGAGACGGTTCAAAGAATATCGGACCGGCTGGCGTTAACCCTGCCAGAAGGGGCGCAGATCGAACTTATCAGAGCGCGTGCAGATTACATATCTGGACGTTTGAAAATTCTTCTGGAAAACGGGCTAAGCGGTCTTGGTTTGGTTTTGATCCTGTTGTTTTTGTTTTTGAATGCGCGCACCGCCTTTTGGGTGGCGGCCGGCATTCCTACCGCGATGCTGGCCGCTTTGGCGATGATGTATGCTGCGGGGATCACGATTAATATGATTTCGCTGTTTGCGCTGATCATCACGCTTGGCATCGTTGTGGATGATGCGATCGTGGTTGGCGAACATGCGGATCAACAGGCCCGTAAAGGCTTGGGCGCCGTGGCCGCGGCAGAAACCGCAGCTCGCCGCATGGCCTTGCCGGTCTTTGCCGCAACCACCACCACGATTATTGCGTTTTTTGGGCTGGTTGTGGTGGGAGGCCGGTTTGGAGACCTGATCGCTGATATACCCTTTACGGTCGCGGTCGTGCTCGCAGCCTCGTTCGTCGAGTGTTTTTTGATCTTACCCAACCATATGGCGCATTCCTTAAAGCATGGCGATAAGCAACATTGGTATGACCTGCCCAGCCGAGTTGTGAATAAGGGGTTTGAATGGGTGCGCGAACACCTGTTTCGCCGGCTCATGGCTTTGGTTTTAAAGGCGCGATATGCTATTCTGGCGGGCGCGGTTGTGTTGCTGGCCTCGCAGATTACTCTGTTTCTTTCAGGCGAGGTAAAATGGCGGTTTTTCAATGCGCCAGAGCGCTCTTCGGTCAGTGGTAATTTTTCGATGGTATCGTCGGCATCGCGCGAAGATTCTTTGGCCATGATGCGCGAGATGCAGCGCGCTACGGAGGAGCTTGGGCGCGAATATGAAGAGCGCCACGGGCTTAACCCTCTGGCCTATGTTGTGTCGCAAATCGGCGCCAATTCGGGCTATCCGCTCGCCAGCGCGGATACCAAAACGCCGGATCAGCTTGGGGGCATTTCAATCGAGTTGATCGATCCTGACTTGCGCTCTTATTCAAGCTTTGCCTTCGTGGGCGAGCTTCAGGATAAGGTGCGCCAGCATCCTTTGGTGGAAGAGGTGTCGTTTCGCGGGTGGCGCTCTGGTCCCGGGGGGGATGCGCTGGATGTTCAGTTTTACGGAGCGGATGCGGACACATTAAAATCAGCCGCTGAAGATTTGAAAACCGCGCTGCTGCGGTTTCCGGCGGTCTCTGCTGTCGAGGATGATTTGTCCTACGATAAAGAAGAGCTGATTTTGGAACTGACACCGCAGGGGCAAGCGTTGGGCTTTACCATTGATGGCCTCGGGCAAGTGATGCGCGGGCGGCTCAATGGGATTGAGGCGGCAAGTTATCCGATGGGTCCACGCAGCGCCACGATACGCGTCGAGCTGCCCGAAAACGAGCTTACCGCAGATTTTATCGAACGCATGCAATTGCGTGCAAGCAGCGGCGCTTATGTGCCTTTGGCGGATATTGTCAGCGTGGTGCGCCGATCGGGCTTTTCAACGGTTCGCCGTGAAAACGGCATTCGCTTGGTGTCGGTGACGGGGGATATTTCAGAAGACAACCCTGCCGATGCACAGGACGTTATGAGCAGCTTAGAGGCAGAGATTTTGCCAGAGATTGCCGGCTTGCGCCAAGTGGAATGGCGCCTGTCGGGCTTGGCCGAGCAAGAAGAACAGTTTTTAAATGATGCGCGTACCGGGTTGATCCTTTGCCTTACGGGGATCTACCTTGTCTTGACCTGGATATTTTCCAGCTGGACACGGCCGATCGTGGTGATGTCGATCATTCCGTTCGGGTTGGTTGGTACGATTTATGGGCATTATGTTTGGGATGTGCCGCTCTCGATGTTCAGCGTGGTTGGCCTGCTTGGTATGACGGGTATTATTATTAATGATTCCATCGTTTTAATAACCTCAATCGATGAATATGCAAAAGACCGCGGGCTTATTCCTTCCGTGATTGATGGGGCTGCAGACCGGCTGCGGCCGGTTATGTTGACAACATTGACCACGGTATTGGGTCTGTCGCCGCTGCTGTATGAGCGATCTTCACAAGCGCAGTTTCTGAAGCCCACGGTGATTACATTGGTCTACGGGCTTGGCTTTGGTATGGTATTGGTTTTGCTGGTTGTGCCAGCTTTGATCGTTGTTCAGCATGATGTCAAACGGCATTTTGGATCGCTTTGGCGCGGTATCTCAGGGCGCGCTTTGGGTTTGAAGCGGGCCTTGCAAGGCCTAACTGCGCTGATTGTGGTTTGGTTTGGGCTCACGATGGGGGCCACCTTTCAGGGGCAAAAATTACCTGCGTTTATCCCCGACACCCCCCAATTTCTGTATGAATTGCCACCAATGTTGGGGGCCTTGCTGCTGTTTTTATGCGGAACCATTTTGTTGATCACGGTCGCGTTTTTCGCCAGCTATCTGCGCGGCAACCGGCGACGAAGCTCGGTTTAG
- a CDS encoding efflux transporter periplasmic adaptor subunit, producing the protein MRFFRKSLIGLLLLSISLGLIAYAGQMVSTALDERMSKPARKAKQRERVFAVNVVAAEAKTETPMLSAFGEIQSRRTLDLRLGTAGQVAYVSDNFVEGGQVQAGELLLRLDEANARSELARAEADLQDARIEADQALRALGLVQDELTAAVDQADLRRRAFERQADLKQRGVGTASAVESAEIASSSAGQAVLSRRSALDQAELRRDQATTRLARAQLMLEDAQRRLQDTSLFAEFPGTLSGIRLVQGGLVSPNEKLGSLIDPGRLEVAFRISTAQYARLIDDAGRLLAAPVLVSLSSSGGDLTSKAVLSRDSGSVGDGLTGRVVFATLSDPRGLKPGDFVTIEVEEPELPYVIRLPASAVDAAGRVLVLEEDDRLDSLEVRVLRRQGDDVLVRSRALSGREVVAQRSPVLGAGIKVKPLRAADGTQIEEPALVELTSDRRAKLMAYIEGNGYIPADAKKRILTQLQQEKVPAQVVERIESRMGG; encoded by the coding sequence ATGCGATTTTTTCGAAAAAGTTTGATTGGCCTTTTGTTGTTATCCATTAGCCTTGGGTTGATCGCCTATGCGGGGCAGATGGTGTCTACGGCGCTGGATGAGCGCATGTCAAAACCGGCGCGCAAGGCCAAGCAGCGCGAGCGCGTTTTTGCTGTGAACGTGGTCGCGGCCGAAGCGAAAACCGAAACGCCTATGTTAAGCGCGTTTGGTGAAATTCAAAGCCGCCGTACTTTGGATCTTCGGCTGGGTACGGCTGGGCAAGTTGCCTATGTATCGGATAATTTCGTTGAGGGCGGTCAGGTGCAGGCGGGCGAGCTATTGCTGCGGCTGGATGAAGCGAATGCCCGCTCTGAATTGGCGCGGGCTGAGGCCGATTTGCAGGATGCGCGGATTGAAGCGGATCAGGCGCTTAGGGCATTGGGTTTGGTGCAAGATGAACTGACTGCGGCCGTTGATCAGGCCGATCTACGCCGTCGCGCTTTTGAGCGTCAGGCCGATCTGAAACAGCGCGGCGTGGGCACTGCATCTGCCGTTGAATCGGCCGAAATTGCCAGTTCATCAGCGGGTCAAGCGGTGTTAAGCCGCCGCAGCGCGCTGGATCAAGCCGAGTTGCGCCGCGACCAAGCCACCACACGGCTTGCGCGGGCCCAATTGATGCTGGAAGACGCTCAAAGGCGTTTGCAAGATACCAGTTTATTCGCCGAGTTTCCCGGTACATTGAGTGGGATTCGCCTTGTGCAAGGTGGGTTGGTCAGCCCGAATGAAAAATTGGGTAGTTTAATTGATCCCGGCCGGCTCGAAGTGGCGTTTCGCATCTCGACCGCGCAATATGCGCGCTTGATTGATGATGCTGGGCGCTTGCTGGCCGCGCCGGTTTTGGTTTCTTTAAGCAGCTCTGGGGGTGATCTTACGTCAAAAGCCGTGTTGAGCCGCGATAGCGGGTCGGTGGGTGATGGGCTAACCGGTCGTGTGGTGTTTGCCACGCTCTCCGATCCGCGCGGTTTGAAACCCGGCGATTTTGTGACCATTGAAGTGGAAGAGCCAGAATTGCCCTATGTGATTAGGTTACCTGCCTCTGCGGTGGATGCGGCCGGGCGCGTTCTTGTTTTGGAAGAGGATGACCGTCTTGACTCGCTTGAAGTGCGGGTGCTGCGCCGTCAGGGCGATGATGTTCTTGTCCGTTCCCGGGCTTTATCCGGGCGCGAGGTTGTTGCACAGCGCAGCCCGGTTCTGGGCGCAGGTATCAAAGTTAAGCCCCTGCGCGCCGCCGATGGTACGCAAATAGAAGAGCCAGCCTTGGTTGAGTTAACCTCTGACCGACGGGCCAAACTTATGGCCTATATTGAGGGCAATGGTTATATCCCGGCCGATGCCAAGAAGCGCATTTTAACCCAATTACAGCAAGAAAAAGTACCCGCGCAGGTGGTTGAGCGGATTGAAAGCAGGATGGGAGGCTAA
- the moaB gene encoding molybdenum cofactor biosynthesis protein B, with protein MSRIDNTATFIPVRIAVLTVSDSRSLETDKSGQTLVDRLREAGHHLADRMILCDERDQIAAQLRAWIAREDVDVVISTGGTGLTGRDVTVEAHKDVYEKEIQAFGTVFTMISMQKIGTSAVQSRATAGVSGGTYLFALPGSPGACRDAWDEILAKQLDFRHRPCNFVEIMPRLDEHLRRK; from the coding sequence ATGAGCCGAATTGATAACACCGCAACGTTTATCCCTGTGCGCATCGCAGTGTTGACAGTTTCAGATAGCCGCAGCCTTGAAACAGATAAATCCGGCCAAACCTTGGTGGATCGGCTGCGCGAGGCCGGCCATCATTTGGCAGATCGCATGATCCTTTGCGATGAGCGCGATCAAATCGCAGCGCAGCTGCGCGCTTGGATCGCGCGCGAGGATGTGGATGTGGTGATTTCAACCGGTGGAACAGGGTTAACCGGCCGAGACGTGACGGTTGAGGCGCATAAAGATGTGTATGAAAAAGAAATTCAGGCTTTTGGCACCGTGTTCACGATGATCAGTATGCAAAAGATTGGCACATCGGCTGTGCAAAGCCGCGCAACAGCAGGCGTGTCGGGCGGAACCTATTTATTTGCTCTGCCGGGAAGCCCCGGCGCTTGCCGCGATGCGTGGGATGAAATTTTGGCAAAGCAGCTCGATTTTCGACATCGCCCCTGCAATTTCGTTGAAATTATGCCAAGGCTTGATGAACATTTGCGCCGTAAATAG
- a CDS encoding uracil-DNA glycosylase, whose translation MESQLDWHNARALLEWQVDLGATEAIQEQPVDRFALDPAPVKAPKIMPSVAKPPAAPQVPAIDSVAVARGLAEQSQTLEELAAAIGGFELCDLRKGARNLVFGEGQTGCDVMIIGDVPGREDDLHGKPFLGPSGQLLDKMLGAIGLSRPSAATPSNVYLAPFLPWRPPQSRRPSPAEIAMMAPFMRQHIVLAAPKTLVLMGGIACDALLGKSNLTDLRGQWFEFEGIPLLPMLSPGYLLRMPSAKKSAWKDLLTLKKRLELE comes from the coding sequence ATGGAATCGCAGTTAGACTGGCATAATGCACGCGCCTTACTTGAGTGGCAGGTTGACCTTGGCGCCACTGAGGCCATCCAAGAGCAGCCCGTAGATCGCTTTGCATTGGATCCGGCGCCTGTCAAAGCGCCGAAAATTATGCCAAGCGTTGCGAAACCGCCCGCTGCGCCACAAGTGCCAGCCATTGACTCGGTTGCGGTTGCGCGGGGGCTGGCAGAGCAATCGCAGACTTTGGAGGAGTTGGCCGCCGCGATTGGTGGGTTTGAGCTTTGTGATTTGCGAAAAGGCGCGCGAAATCTTGTTTTTGGTGAGGGCCAAACCGGATGTGATGTGATGATTATAGGGGATGTTCCTGGACGCGAAGACGATCTACACGGAAAGCCTTTTTTGGGGCCATCGGGGCAGCTATTAGATAAAATGCTTGGGGCGATAGGCCTATCGCGGCCATCGGCGGCAACGCCATCTAACGTTTACCTTGCGCCATTTTTGCCTTGGCGACCGCCGCAAAGCCGGCGCCCCAGCCCTGCCGAGATAGCGATGATGGCACCGTTTATGCGCCAGCACATCGTTTTGGCAGCTCCGAAAACTTTGGTTTTGATGGGGGGGATTGCTTGCGATGCGCTTTTGGGTAAATCCAACCTCACCGATCTGCGCGGACAATGGTTTGAGTTCGAGGGTATTCCGCTGCTTCCCATGCTGTCTCCTGGATATTTACTGCGCATGCCATCGGCGAAAAAATCAGCGTGGAAAGATCTTTTGACGCTTAAAAAGAGGTTGGAACTGGAATGA
- a CDS encoding aspartate carbamoyltransferase catalytic subunit encodes MAFKHRHLLGIEPLAPEAIREILDLSDSYVDLNRRPNKHSDVLAGRTQVNMFFENSTRTQASFELAGKRLGADVMNMSMQASSIKKGETLIDTAMTLNAMHPDLLVVRHPHSGAVDLLAQKVNCSVLNAGDGRHEHPTQALLDALTIQRAKGRLHRLSIAICGDIAHSRVARSNIILLGKMENRIRLIAPPTLMPSGIDAFGCEIFEDMQEGLKDVDVVMMLRLQRERMDGGFIPSEREYYHRYGLDEAKLRAAKPDAIVMHPGPMNRGVEIDGEIADDINRSVIQEQVEMGVAVRMATMDLLARNQRVMKERHD; translated from the coding sequence ATGGCGTTCAAGCATAGGCATCTGTTGGGAATTGAGCCCCTTGCACCAGAGGCTATTCGCGAGATTCTGGATCTTTCAGACAGTTATGTGGATCTCAACCGTCGGCCAAACAAACATTCAGATGTGTTGGCCGGACGCACGCAAGTGAATATGTTTTTTGAGAACTCCACCCGCACGCAAGCCTCTTTTGAACTGGCTGGAAAAAGATTGGGCGCCGATGTGATGAACATGTCCATGCAGGCCAGCTCGATCAAAAAGGGCGAAACACTGATTGATACGGCGATGACGTTGAACGCGATGCATCCCGATCTTTTGGTGGTGCGTCACCCGCATTCAGGTGCGGTTGATCTCCTGGCCCAAAAGGTGAATTGCAGCGTGTTAAACGCCGGTGATGGACGCCATGAACACCCAACCCAAGCGCTGCTAGATGCTTTGACAATCCAGCGGGCGAAGGGCCGCTTGCACCGTTTAAGCATCGCAATTTGCGGTGATATTGCGCATTCCCGCGTCGCCCGTTCAAACATAATTCTATTGGGGAAAATGGAAAACCGCATTCGATTGATTGCGCCGCCAACGCTGATGCCCTCCGGAATCGATGCCTTTGGCTGCGAGATCTTTGAAGATATGCAAGAAGGTTTAAAAGACGTAGATGTTGTGATGATGCTGCGCTTGCAACGCGAACGCATGGATGGCGGGTTTATCCCCTCGGAACGTGAATATTATCACCGCTATGGTTTGGATGAGGCAAAGCTGCGCGCGGCCAAACCTGACGCGATTGTAATGCATCCCGGACCGATGAATCGCGGCGTCGAAATTGACGGCGAAATTGCCGATGATATCAATCGCTCGGTGATCCAAGAGCAAGTGGAAATGGGAGTGGCCGTGCGCATGGCTACAATGGATCTTTTGGCGCGCAATCAGCGCGTGATGAAAGAGCGCCATGACTGA
- the pyrC gene encoding dihydroorotase, whose product MRLLLKNAHLVDPEQGETRIGQIFIENGIISSFENQAAERVIECNGKYLAPGLVDIGVKICEPGERHKESFKSAGQAAAAGGVTTIITRPDTLPAIDTPETLEFTRRRANLDAPINVLPMAALTKGRQGREMTEIGFLLDAGAVAFTDCDHVVSDNKVFSRALSYARSLGALIIAHPQDPGLSKGAAATSGKFASLRGLPAVSAIAERMGLDRDIALLEMTGAKYHADQITTARALPALQRAKTNGLDITAGTSIHHLTLNELDVADYRTFFKVKPPLRSEEDRHAIIEALQSGLIDTISSMHTPQDEESKRLPFEEAASGAVGLETLLPAALRLFHSGEMDLPGLFRALALNPAKRLGLPCGRLAIGAPADLVLFDANQPFVLDRATLKSKSKNTPFDGARLQGRILASFVAGKQVFGQ is encoded by the coding sequence ATGCGCCTTTTGTTAAAAAACGCCCATTTGGTTGATCCCGAGCAGGGTGAAACCCGCATCGGCCAAATTTTCATTGAAAATGGCATAATTAGCAGCTTTGAAAACCAAGCAGCCGAGCGCGTTATTGAATGTAACGGCAAATATCTTGCCCCCGGCTTGGTGGATATCGGGGTAAAAATTTGCGAGCCGGGCGAACGCCATAAAGAAAGCTTCAAATCAGCCGGTCAAGCAGCTGCCGCGGGCGGCGTGACAACCATCATCACCCGCCCCGATACATTGCCCGCGATCGATACCCCCGAAACGCTCGAATTCACGCGCAGGCGGGCCAATTTGGACGCCCCTATCAATGTTTTGCCAATGGCCGCCCTGACCAAAGGCCGGCAGGGCCGTGAAATGACTGAAATTGGGTTTTTATTAGATGCAGGCGCAGTGGCCTTCACAGATTGCGATCATGTGGTCAGCGATAATAAGGTGTTTTCACGCGCGCTTAGCTATGCCCGTTCGCTTGGCGCCCTGATCATCGCGCATCCGCAAGATCCGGGATTGTCAAAAGGCGCGGCGGCAACCTCGGGCAAATTTGCCTCGCTGCGCGGGCTTCCAGCCGTATCCGCAATCGCAGAGCGTATGGGTCTTGATCGAGATATTGCCCTTCTGGAAATGACGGGGGCGAAATATCATGCTGATCAAATCACAACAGCGCGCGCTTTGCCGGCCTTGCAGCGCGCCAAAACTAACGGCCTTGATATCACCGCAGGCACGTCGATCCATCACCTGACGCTAAACGAGCTGGACGTGGCGGATTACAGAACCTTTTTCAAAGTCAAACCACCCTTGCGTTCCGAAGAAGATCGACACGCCATTATTGAGGCGCTGCAAAGCGGCCTGATTGATACGATCAGCTCGATGCACACCCCGCAAGATGAAGAAAGCAAACGTTTGCCGTTTGAAGAAGCCGCCTCGGGCGCTGTGGGGCTTGAAACACTGCTGCCCGCGGCATTGCGCCTGTTTCATTCGGGCGAAATGGATTTGCCTGGTTTGTTTCGCGCGCTGGCGCTGAACCCCGCCAAAAGGCTGGGCCTGCCCTGCGGGCGTTTGGCAATCGGGGCGCCGGCTGATCTGGTTTTATTTGACGCCAATCAGCCCTTTGTTTTGGACCGGGCAACATTAAAGTCAAAATCCAAAAACACCCCCTTTGATGGCGCACGTTTACAAGGCCGCATTTTAGCCAGCTTTGTGGCGGGAAAACAGGTGTTTGGACAATGA